Proteins encoded by one window of Arachis ipaensis cultivar K30076 chromosome B04, Araip1.1, whole genome shotgun sequence:
- the LOC107635187 gene encoding sister chromatid cohesion 1 protein 4 isoform X2: MFYSQFILAKKGPLGTIWIAAHLERKLRKNQVADTDIGVSVDSILFPDVPIALRLSSHLLLGVVRIYSRKVNYLFDDCSEALLKIKQAFRSTAVDLPPEESTAPYHSITLPETFDLDDFELPDNDIFQGNYVDHHVSSREQITLQDTMEGVVYSNSQFGLDERFGDGDASQIGLDLDEVLLTDKAATLEHDDCNAGPQVSHQKDEVKEEIDDLPDAAEAEGPSTPGLEEPNWLGAQVDQVNNEAANDLADFMSMKSQNDSVAHERENDIIDSSLQNNVKQNGEDFHHENSDSEMVDMDKEKEEQDHLEGMMTDQENLIPNNHGSGATANETVAPPSSHVTSDQENPSDRLLSKMDGPQEPESDGHLEGVPSLSKDEVLDDREFSKPEGNLSPVDEAKKSIVTSPVGSPSKPPDVDVEVQPSQELMAAETLNHDSHEAEQPTESLLRPCSSHLTQPSPSHVEGEKCHETDVLDPALGYQEPIEPFVSEGNLDLGKSDEQLGSKTFSDKEESIEKSAASVMPEPEKLLSLPYQHDGEVTNMLLESTPDNQGVSDSHTGADRGKGISGKKRSFTESTLTMQSNDLLESYGGAQSKRSRETVPDDDDLLSSILVGRRSSVLKMKPSPAVPELASTKRFRNASATRPSVSKRKVLLDDTMVLHGDTIRQQLTNTEDIRRIRKKAPCTRHEIIMIQRQFLEDVIFSESIFTGWSPDLVVLQSGTVDFSGIKVIDDGLDSSVNEKTNDLESLSRTKAETHDAEGNVVPVSVQPQEVAEVQPNEISVLSENHQSEVNLGSHDTDAHEHFAKEPHGSQDAEVNNAGVNIEISEAENLCVAPGPGHESSSLTKLVENNPVADKTNDLVDSIHTEMGIPSDQNLNTSILEEGLAEDKVNKSGVDAIEIAEHSMEVRTEVQTDGLEDNGLCAPLTAGPQEANEYPNNQASFNGDLPTEENCNKNEDQIAHDKDTLSGCVVGENTEVDRPEFALLVSDEKEGYLNDTEHPLYQEDGVQSITWPETSAIKSPFVDHNEENVMIPDDTGFLNVDDDEMIDDDDDYVPEGGADLSGWSSRTRAVAKYLQILFEKDDLNGRQNIHLDNLLAGKTRKEASRMFFETLVLKTRDYVHVEQPKPFANINLKPRTKLMKSDF; the protein is encoded by the exons ATGTTTTACTCTCAGTTTATTTTGGCGAAGAAGGGGCCACTTGGGACCATATGGATAGCTGCGCATTTGGAGAGGAAGCTCAGAAAGAATCAAGTGGCTGATACTGATATTGGTGTCTCAGTTG ATTCCATTCTTTTTCCCGACGTACCAATCGCACTCCGTTTGTCTAGTCATCTTCTGCTTGGTGTTGTGAGGATATATTCGAGAAAGGTGAATTACCTTTTTGATGACTGCAGTGAGGCATTGCTTAAGATAAAGCAAGCTTTCCGCTCCACTGCAGTTGATTTGCCACCAGAAGAGTCCACTGCACCTTACCATTCTATCACCTTACCTGAGacgtttgatcttgatgattttgaaCTACCAGATAATGACATATTTCAAGG CAACTATGTTGACCACCATGTCAGTAGTAGGGAGCAGATCACTCTACAAGATACCATGGAGGGTGTGGTTTATAGTAATTCACAGTTTGGATTAGATG AGCGGTTTGGTGATGGTGATGCTTCTCAAATTGGTTTAGACCTTGATGAG GTTTTGTTAACAGACAAAGCAGCTACTTTGGAGCATGATGACTGCAATGCTGGTCCTCAAGTGTCCCATCAAAAAGATGAAGTGAAAGAGGAG ATTGATGATTTACCTGATGCTGCTGAAGCCGAAGGTCCATCTACTCCTGGACTTGAAGAGCCAAACTGGCTTGGTGCTCAGGTGGATCAGGTAAATAATGAAGCTGCTAATGATTTGGCAGACTTCATGTCAATGAAGAGCCAAAATGATTCTGTTGCACATGAAAGGGAGAATGATATAATTGATTCCTCCCTGCAAAATAATGTGAAACAAAATGGTGAAGATTTCCATCATGAAAATAGTGACAGCGAAATGGTTGACATGGACAAAGAAAAAGAGGAACAAGATCATTTGGAAGGCATGATGACGGATCAAGAAAATTTGATACCAAATAATCATGGTTCTGGAGCAACCGCAAATGAAACTGTTGCACCTCCTAGTTCTCATGTTACATCTGATCAAGAGAACCCCTCTGATAGACTTCTATCTAAAATGGATGGACCTCAAGAGCCAGAATCAGATGGCCATTTGGAGGGTGTTCCCTCATTGTCAAAGGATGAAGTTCTGGATGACCGTGAATTTTCTAAGCCCGAGGGAAATTTGAGTCCTGTCGATGAAGCTAAAAAATCCATTGTGACAAGTCCTGTAGGATCACCTAGTAAACCTCCAGATGTTGATGTTGAAGTTCAGCCCTCCCAGGAACTGATGGCAGCAGAGACTTTAAACCATGATTCTCATGAAGCTGAGCAGCCCACTGAGTCACTCCTTCGGCCATGCAGCTCCCATTTGACCCAGCCTTCTCCGTCACATGTCGAAG GTGAGAAGTGTCATGAAACTGATGTTCTAGATCCTGCGTTAGGTTACCAAGAACCTATAGAGCCATTTGTATCTGAAGGAAATCTGGATTTGGGGAAGTCAGATGAGCAACTTGGGAGCAAAACATTTAGTGATAAAGAAGAAAGCATAGAGAAATCTGCTGCTTCTGTGATGCCGGAGCCTGAGAAACTGCTCTCCCTTCCTTATCAACATGATGGTGAAGTAACTAATATGCTCTTGGAGTCTACTCCAGATAATCAGGGTGTATCTGACAGCCATACAGGTGCTGACAGAGGAAAAGGAATCTCAGGCAAAAAGCGCAGTTTTACAGAAAGTACTCTTACAATGCAAAGTAATGATTTGCTTGAATCATATGGTGGGGCTCAATCCAAGAGAAGTAGAGAGACtgtccctgatgatgatgatctaTTGTCTTCCATATTAG TTGGTAGACGATCTTCAGTATTAAAAATGAAACCCAGTCCGGCAGTCCCTGAGCTAGCATCAACCAAGCGCTTTCGTAATGCTTCTGCAACACGCCCTTCTGTTTCAAAACGGAAGGTGCTTTTGGATGATACAATGGTCTTGCATGGCGA TACAATACGGCAACAGTTGACAAATACTGAAGATATACGTCGCATAAGGAAGAAAGCTCCTTGCACCCGTCATGAGATTATAATGATTCAAAGACAATTTCTGGAGGATGTAATTTTCAGTGAATCAATATTTACAG GTTGGTCTCCTGATTTGGTGGTTTTGCAAAGCGGGACGGTAGATTTCTCTGGTATCAAGGTGATTGATGATGGTTTGGATAGTTCTGTCAATGAAAAAACAAACGATCTGGAGTCCCTTTCTAGAACAAAGGCCGAAACTCATGACGCAGAAGGGAATGTTGTTCCTGTGAGTGTCCAACCCCAAGAAGTAGCAGAAGTGCAGCCTAATGAGATCTCTGTTTTGTCTGAGAACCACCAATCTGAAGTTAACTTGGGATCTCATGATACTGATGCTCATGAACATTTTGCAAAGGAGCCTCATGGTTCTCAGGATGCTGAAGTGAATAATGCCGGAGTAAATATTGAGATCTCTGAAGCCGAAAACTTATGTGTTGCCCCTGGACCTGGGCATGAATCTTCATCCTTAACTAAACTTGTTGAAAACAACCCTGTTGCGGATAAAACCAATGATCTTGTTGATTCTATCCATACAGAGATGGGCATCCCATCCGATCAGAATTTGAATACATCTATTCTAGAGGAAGGGCTTGCGGAGGATAAAGTCAATAAAAGTGGGGTAGATGCTATTGAAATTGCCGAACATAGTATGGAAGTTAGAACAGAAGTTCAAACAGATGGATTGGAAGACAATGGTTTATGTGCACCCTTGACTGCTGGTCCTCAGGAAGCCAATGAATATCCTAATAATCAGGCTTCCTTTAATGGAGACCTACCTACAGAAGAAAATTGTAATAAAAATGAGGATCAGATTGCCCATGACAAGGACACACTGTCTGGTTGTGTAGTTGGTGAAAATACTGAAGTAGATCGTCCAGAGTTTGCACTTCTTGTTTCAGATGAGAAAGAGGGTTATCTGAATGATACAGAACATCCACTCTATCAAGAAGATGGAGTACAAAGTATAACGTGGCCCGAGACCTCAGCTATTAAGAGTCCTTTTGTAGATCACAATGAA GAAAATGTCATGATTCCTGATGACACAG GATTTTTgaatgttgatgatgatgagatgattgatgatgatgatgattatgtaccAGAAGGAGGAGCCGATCTTAGTGGATGGTCTTCCCGGACCAG GGCTGTTGCAAAGTATCTGCAGATCTTGTTTGAGAAGGATGATCTAAATGGAAGGCAGAATATTCATCTTGACAACTTATTAGCTGGTAAAACACGCAAGGAAGCATCAAGGATGTTTTTTGAAACCCTG GTTCTCAAGACAAGGGATTATGTTCATGTAGAGCAGCCGAAACCGTTCGCAAATATTAACTTAAAACCTCGAACAAAGCTCATGAAGTCGGATTTCTGA
- the LOC107635187 gene encoding sister chromatid cohesion 1 protein 4 isoform X1 has protein sequence MFYSQFILAKKGPLGTIWIAAHLERKLRKNQVADTDIGVSVDSILFPDVPIALRLSSHLLLGVVRIYSRKVNYLFDDCSEALLKIKQAFRSTAVDLPPEESTAPYHSITLPETFDLDDFELPDNDIFQGNYVDHHVSSREQITLQDTMEGVVYSNSQFGLDERFGDGDASQIGLDLDEVLLTDKAATLEHDDCNAGPQVSHQKDEVKEEVCELCSSQVKVRNPINIDDLPDAAEAEGPSTPGLEEPNWLGAQVDQVNNEAANDLADFMSMKSQNDSVAHERENDIIDSSLQNNVKQNGEDFHHENSDSEMVDMDKEKEEQDHLEGMMTDQENLIPNNHGSGATANETVAPPSSHVTSDQENPSDRLLSKMDGPQEPESDGHLEGVPSLSKDEVLDDREFSKPEGNLSPVDEAKKSIVTSPVGSPSKPPDVDVEVQPSQELMAAETLNHDSHEAEQPTESLLRPCSSHLTQPSPSHVEGEKCHETDVLDPALGYQEPIEPFVSEGNLDLGKSDEQLGSKTFSDKEESIEKSAASVMPEPEKLLSLPYQHDGEVTNMLLESTPDNQGVSDSHTGADRGKGISGKKRSFTESTLTMQSNDLLESYGGAQSKRSRETVPDDDDLLSSILVGRRSSVLKMKPSPAVPELASTKRFRNASATRPSVSKRKVLLDDTMVLHGDTIRQQLTNTEDIRRIRKKAPCTRHEIIMIQRQFLEDVIFSESIFTGWSPDLVVLQSGTVDFSGIKVIDDGLDSSVNEKTNDLESLSRTKAETHDAEGNVVPVSVQPQEVAEVQPNEISVLSENHQSEVNLGSHDTDAHEHFAKEPHGSQDAEVNNAGVNIEISEAENLCVAPGPGHESSSLTKLVENNPVADKTNDLVDSIHTEMGIPSDQNLNTSILEEGLAEDKVNKSGVDAIEIAEHSMEVRTEVQTDGLEDNGLCAPLTAGPQEANEYPNNQASFNGDLPTEENCNKNEDQIAHDKDTLSGCVVGENTEVDRPEFALLVSDEKEGYLNDTEHPLYQEDGVQSITWPETSAIKSPFVDHNEENVMIPDDTGFLNVDDDEMIDDDDDYVPEGGADLSGWSSRTRAVAKYLQILFEKDDLNGRQNIHLDNLLAGKTRKEASRMFFETLVLKTRDYVHVEQPKPFANINLKPRTKLMKSDF, from the exons ATGTTTTACTCTCAGTTTATTTTGGCGAAGAAGGGGCCACTTGGGACCATATGGATAGCTGCGCATTTGGAGAGGAAGCTCAGAAAGAATCAAGTGGCTGATACTGATATTGGTGTCTCAGTTG ATTCCATTCTTTTTCCCGACGTACCAATCGCACTCCGTTTGTCTAGTCATCTTCTGCTTGGTGTTGTGAGGATATATTCGAGAAAGGTGAATTACCTTTTTGATGACTGCAGTGAGGCATTGCTTAAGATAAAGCAAGCTTTCCGCTCCACTGCAGTTGATTTGCCACCAGAAGAGTCCACTGCACCTTACCATTCTATCACCTTACCTGAGacgtttgatcttgatgattttgaaCTACCAGATAATGACATATTTCAAGG CAACTATGTTGACCACCATGTCAGTAGTAGGGAGCAGATCACTCTACAAGATACCATGGAGGGTGTGGTTTATAGTAATTCACAGTTTGGATTAGATG AGCGGTTTGGTGATGGTGATGCTTCTCAAATTGGTTTAGACCTTGATGAG GTTTTGTTAACAGACAAAGCAGCTACTTTGGAGCATGATGACTGCAATGCTGGTCCTCAAGTGTCCCATCAAAAAGATGAAGTGAAAGAGGAGGTATGTGAACTTTGTTCAAGTCAAGTGAAAGTCAGGAACCCCATCAAT ATTGATGATTTACCTGATGCTGCTGAAGCCGAAGGTCCATCTACTCCTGGACTTGAAGAGCCAAACTGGCTTGGTGCTCAGGTGGATCAGGTAAATAATGAAGCTGCTAATGATTTGGCAGACTTCATGTCAATGAAGAGCCAAAATGATTCTGTTGCACATGAAAGGGAGAATGATATAATTGATTCCTCCCTGCAAAATAATGTGAAACAAAATGGTGAAGATTTCCATCATGAAAATAGTGACAGCGAAATGGTTGACATGGACAAAGAAAAAGAGGAACAAGATCATTTGGAAGGCATGATGACGGATCAAGAAAATTTGATACCAAATAATCATGGTTCTGGAGCAACCGCAAATGAAACTGTTGCACCTCCTAGTTCTCATGTTACATCTGATCAAGAGAACCCCTCTGATAGACTTCTATCTAAAATGGATGGACCTCAAGAGCCAGAATCAGATGGCCATTTGGAGGGTGTTCCCTCATTGTCAAAGGATGAAGTTCTGGATGACCGTGAATTTTCTAAGCCCGAGGGAAATTTGAGTCCTGTCGATGAAGCTAAAAAATCCATTGTGACAAGTCCTGTAGGATCACCTAGTAAACCTCCAGATGTTGATGTTGAAGTTCAGCCCTCCCAGGAACTGATGGCAGCAGAGACTTTAAACCATGATTCTCATGAAGCTGAGCAGCCCACTGAGTCACTCCTTCGGCCATGCAGCTCCCATTTGACCCAGCCTTCTCCGTCACATGTCGAAG GTGAGAAGTGTCATGAAACTGATGTTCTAGATCCTGCGTTAGGTTACCAAGAACCTATAGAGCCATTTGTATCTGAAGGAAATCTGGATTTGGGGAAGTCAGATGAGCAACTTGGGAGCAAAACATTTAGTGATAAAGAAGAAAGCATAGAGAAATCTGCTGCTTCTGTGATGCCGGAGCCTGAGAAACTGCTCTCCCTTCCTTATCAACATGATGGTGAAGTAACTAATATGCTCTTGGAGTCTACTCCAGATAATCAGGGTGTATCTGACAGCCATACAGGTGCTGACAGAGGAAAAGGAATCTCAGGCAAAAAGCGCAGTTTTACAGAAAGTACTCTTACAATGCAAAGTAATGATTTGCTTGAATCATATGGTGGGGCTCAATCCAAGAGAAGTAGAGAGACtgtccctgatgatgatgatctaTTGTCTTCCATATTAG TTGGTAGACGATCTTCAGTATTAAAAATGAAACCCAGTCCGGCAGTCCCTGAGCTAGCATCAACCAAGCGCTTTCGTAATGCTTCTGCAACACGCCCTTCTGTTTCAAAACGGAAGGTGCTTTTGGATGATACAATGGTCTTGCATGGCGA TACAATACGGCAACAGTTGACAAATACTGAAGATATACGTCGCATAAGGAAGAAAGCTCCTTGCACCCGTCATGAGATTATAATGATTCAAAGACAATTTCTGGAGGATGTAATTTTCAGTGAATCAATATTTACAG GTTGGTCTCCTGATTTGGTGGTTTTGCAAAGCGGGACGGTAGATTTCTCTGGTATCAAGGTGATTGATGATGGTTTGGATAGTTCTGTCAATGAAAAAACAAACGATCTGGAGTCCCTTTCTAGAACAAAGGCCGAAACTCATGACGCAGAAGGGAATGTTGTTCCTGTGAGTGTCCAACCCCAAGAAGTAGCAGAAGTGCAGCCTAATGAGATCTCTGTTTTGTCTGAGAACCACCAATCTGAAGTTAACTTGGGATCTCATGATACTGATGCTCATGAACATTTTGCAAAGGAGCCTCATGGTTCTCAGGATGCTGAAGTGAATAATGCCGGAGTAAATATTGAGATCTCTGAAGCCGAAAACTTATGTGTTGCCCCTGGACCTGGGCATGAATCTTCATCCTTAACTAAACTTGTTGAAAACAACCCTGTTGCGGATAAAACCAATGATCTTGTTGATTCTATCCATACAGAGATGGGCATCCCATCCGATCAGAATTTGAATACATCTATTCTAGAGGAAGGGCTTGCGGAGGATAAAGTCAATAAAAGTGGGGTAGATGCTATTGAAATTGCCGAACATAGTATGGAAGTTAGAACAGAAGTTCAAACAGATGGATTGGAAGACAATGGTTTATGTGCACCCTTGACTGCTGGTCCTCAGGAAGCCAATGAATATCCTAATAATCAGGCTTCCTTTAATGGAGACCTACCTACAGAAGAAAATTGTAATAAAAATGAGGATCAGATTGCCCATGACAAGGACACACTGTCTGGTTGTGTAGTTGGTGAAAATACTGAAGTAGATCGTCCAGAGTTTGCACTTCTTGTTTCAGATGAGAAAGAGGGTTATCTGAATGATACAGAACATCCACTCTATCAAGAAGATGGAGTACAAAGTATAACGTGGCCCGAGACCTCAGCTATTAAGAGTCCTTTTGTAGATCACAATGAA GAAAATGTCATGATTCCTGATGACACAG GATTTTTgaatgttgatgatgatgagatgattgatgatgatgatgattatgtaccAGAAGGAGGAGCCGATCTTAGTGGATGGTCTTCCCGGACCAG GGCTGTTGCAAAGTATCTGCAGATCTTGTTTGAGAAGGATGATCTAAATGGAAGGCAGAATATTCATCTTGACAACTTATTAGCTGGTAAAACACGCAAGGAAGCATCAAGGATGTTTTTTGAAACCCTG GTTCTCAAGACAAGGGATTATGTTCATGTAGAGCAGCCGAAACCGTTCGCAAATATTAACTTAAAACCTCGAACAAAGCTCATGAAGTCGGATTTCTGA